A genomic window from Cricetulus griseus strain 17A/GY chromosome 4, alternate assembly CriGri-PICRH-1.0, whole genome shotgun sequence includes:
- the CUNH3orf62 gene encoding uncharacterized protein C3orf62 homolog, whose translation MSEKLRRCRKELTAAIDRAFEGVRHSQECAGPQRLDAPSLASVPVHRLLCRNPLAACPSAAPCAGTSCAPEIESPVFAPHHVPVNAKPLPLYPKRKPLTSKENVLMHSSILARERQFWRAAGDGENWRKESLRKDMERDLKVDSNMLLSSSSQEVTKDLLDMIDHTSIRTIEELAGKLEFENELNRVCGRCQDSPLKEEAWALLVDESPRKALDADPGSLKQAFDDQNIVETVLDLEEDYNLMTSFKYQIE comes from the exons ATGTCTGAGAAACTCCGAAGATGCAGGAAGGAGCTGACTGCAGCCATAGACCGAGCCTTTGAAGGAGTCCGGCATTCCCAGGAGTGCGCGGGCCCGCAGAGGCTGGACGCCCCGTCGCTAGCCTCTGTGCCGGTGCACAGGCTGCTCTGCAGAAACCCGCTGGCCGCCTGCCCGTCTGCTGCCCCCTGCGCTGGGACCTCATGTGCTCCTGAGATTGAGAGCCCTGTCTTTGCGCCACACCATGTCCCAGTTAATGCAAAGCCCCTTCCTTTATACCCCAAAAGAAAACCTCTGACCAGCAAGGAAAATGTGTTGATGCACTCTTCCATTTTGGCACGTGAAAGACAGTTTTGGAGAGCTGCAGGAGATGGGGaaaactggagaaaagaaagttTAAG GAAGGATATGGAGAGAGACTTAAAAGTTGACTCAAATATGCTGCTCAGCAGTTCTAGCCAAGAGGTCACAAAGGATCTGCTAGATATGATTG ACCATACAAGTATCCGAACTATCGAAGAACTGGCTGGAAAACTagaatttgaaaatgaattaaacCGTGTGTGTGGACGTTGCCAAGATTCACCCCTGAAGGAGGAGGCCTGGGCCCTGCTTGTGGACGAGAGCCCTCGGAAGGCTTTGGATGCTGACCCTGGTAGCCTCAAGCAGGCTTTTGATGATCAGAATATTGTTGAGACTGTTCTGGACTTGGAGGAGGACTATAACTTGATGACCTCTTTTAAATACCAAATAGAGTAG